In the genome of Chloroflexota bacterium, the window CACGGACGCGGCCATCCGGTATATCGACGCCCACCAATCCCGACCGTTCTATCTCTTCATCTCCTATCTGGAGCCCCATCACCAGAACCGTATCGACGACTATCCGCCGCCTGACGGGTATCGCGAGCGTTACACGGGGAGGTGGATCCCGCCTGACCTGGCCGCGCTGGGGGGATCCACGCACCAGCATATCGCCGGGTACTACGGCCTGGTGAAGCGCCTGGATGAGGCCCTGGGCCGGCTTCTGGATGCGCTCAAAAGCCTGGGGCTGTTAGAGAACACCATCGTGCTGTTCACGTCTGACCACGGGAACCACTTCAAAACCCGCAACTCGGAGTACAAGCGCTCCTGCCATGAGAGCTCTATCCGCATCCCCACGGCGATCGTCGGCCCTGGCTTCTGGGGCGGCGGCCGGATTCGAGAGCTGGTGAGCCTGGTCGACCTGCCGCCGACGCTGTTGGATGCGGCGGGGATCGCCATCCCTGAGCATATGCAGGGTCGCTCCATCCTGCCGTTGGTGCGCGGCGAAGCGGTGGATTGGCCGCGGGAGGTGTTCATCCAGATCAGCGAGTCGCAGGTGGGGAGGGCGATCCGCACGCATCGATGGAAGTACGGTGTCACGGCCCCGGATCGGGATGGGGTGCGTGACGCCGGGTCGGATCACTACGTGGAGGAGTACCTGTACGATCTGGAGGCGGACCCGTACGAGTTGACGAACCTGATCGGGTTGGCGTCG includes:
- a CDS encoding sulfatase-like hydrolase/transferase, which gives rise to MARDHTDRPNVIVFFTDQQRWDTTGVHGNPLDLTPNFDRMAREGTHVYHSFTCQPVCGPARASLQTGLYATNTTVYRNGIPLPPDQKTLAHYFREAGYDTAYIGKWHLASGDPVPEHERGGYEYWLGANVLEFTSEPYDTVVYDNENRAVKLPGYRVDALTDAAIRYIDAHQSRPFYLFISYLEPHHQNRIDDYPPPDGYRERYTGRWIPPDLAALGGSTHQHIAGYYGLVKRLDEALGRLLDALKSLGLLENTIVLFTSDHGNHFKTRNSEYKRSCHESSIRIPTAIVGPGFWGGGRIRELVSLVDLPPTLLDAAGIAIPEHMQGRSILPLVRGEAVDWPREVFIQISESQVGRAIRTHRWKYGVTAPDRDGVRDAGSDHYVEEYLYDLEADPYELTNLIGLASHQEVAARLRERLIRRMVEIGEAPPTIEPTPARPSGQRRVLPEEMEA